In Flavobacterium okayamense, a single window of DNA contains:
- a CDS encoding C40 family peptidase, with product MLKKILFALLISIGFVACKSSSNIVTSKDEAIEKGIYDYDSKTTSTPKKSTRKSSSKKTSIPSLNRQIVEDALDNVGVKYRLGGTNKKGMDCSGLVFSTYENHDVRLPRTSIDMSRHGKKIKKREALPGDLIFFKTNGRSVINHVGIITEINDDQITFVHASTSKGVIVSSTSDDYYNKTFAQINRVLN from the coding sequence ATGCTTAAAAAAATACTATTTGCCTTACTAATTTCAATCGGTTTTGTAGCCTGTAAATCGAGTTCTAACATTGTAACCTCTAAAGATGAGGCTATTGAAAAAGGAATTTATGATTATGACTCTAAAACCACTTCAACTCCAAAAAAATCAACTAGAAAAAGTTCTTCTAAAAAAACTAGTATTCCTAGCTTAAACAGACAAATTGTTGAAGATGCATTAGACAATGTTGGGGTTAAATATCGTTTAGGAGGAACAAACAAAAAAGGTATGGATTGTTCAGGTTTGGTTTTTAGCACTTATGAAAATCATGATGTTCGATTACCTAGAACTTCAATTGACATGTCTCGACATGGCAAAAAGATAAAAAAACGCGAAGCACTTCCTGGCGATTTAATTTTCTTTAAAACTAACGGAAGAAGTGTAATTAACCATGTAGGAATTATCACGGAAATAAATGATGACCAAATTACATTTGTACACGCTTCAACCAGTAAAGGCGTTATAGTTTCATCTACTTCAGATGATTATTATAACAAAACATTTGCACAAATTAATAGAGTTTTAAATTAA
- a CDS encoding carboxy terminal-processing peptidase: MNRIVEYMKRNYKIILLVTALSAVLWSFIPSKKIEDPEKDKLLLELLTYVLERGHYSPSEINDSFSKQVYKKYINGIDPTKRFFIQSDVNEFVKYEDKIDDLIHNKDLTFFELTNSRLLKRINESRAVYEAILSKPFDFNKEETINVDYENLPYAANKNELKDRWRKQLKLSVLTSVSDKLEIEESKFKKDSTYSKKTFEVIEKESRESSLKSLNEYFDFIEKELDRNDWFSIFLNSIVERFDPHSFYFSPDDKEKFDVSMSGKFEGIGARLQKKNDAVEISELISGGPAWRGKELEAGDIILKVAQGDEEPLDIAGMRLDDVVKKIKGPKGTEVRLTVKKVDGTIEIISIIRDEVETEETFAKSSTVDKDGKKFGIIYLPKFYISFDNKDERDAFKDVALEIERLKEEGIEGLIIDLRGNGGGSLETVVNMTGLFIEKGPVVQIRTSGGKQEVLSDKDPNVQWDGPLVVMVDNYSASASEIFAAAIQDYKRGIVIGSKHTYGKGTVQNIIDLNQFVRGSSYGDLGALKTTIQKFYRINGGSTQREGVLSDIVLPDRFSYLDMGERDEDNALPWDKISPAKYETVTNGFQDIIAKSKSRIDQNEQFKLIKENAKWIFDRKDDNDFSLNISSFQAELDSVDVQLKKFKPISSYKNGLAFNSLPYEKAIFEKDSILKEKRVRWYEEMERDVYVDEALNILEDLNTIFSDKQVAQNKNKKIKLSRID; the protein is encoded by the coding sequence ATGAACCGAATTGTGGAGTATATGAAAAGAAATTATAAAATTATTTTGCTAGTTACAGCATTGTCGGCTGTGTTATGGAGTTTTATTCCTTCAAAAAAAATTGAAGATCCAGAAAAAGATAAATTGTTACTGGAATTACTAACTTATGTCTTAGAAAGAGGGCATTACAGTCCTTCTGAAATTAATGATAGTTTTTCTAAACAGGTTTATAAAAAATATATTAATGGAATTGATCCTACCAAGCGATTTTTCATACAATCTGATGTAAATGAATTTGTTAAGTATGAAGATAAAATTGATGATTTAATTCACAATAAGGATTTAACTTTTTTTGAGTTAACAAATTCAAGATTGTTAAAAAGAATTAATGAATCAAGAGCAGTTTATGAAGCTATTTTAAGTAAACCTTTTGATTTCAATAAAGAAGAAACTATTAATGTAGATTATGAGAACTTACCTTATGCTGCAAATAAAAACGAGCTAAAAGATCGTTGGAGAAAACAATTAAAACTTTCAGTTTTAACATCGGTTTCTGATAAGTTAGAAATTGAAGAAAGTAAGTTTAAAAAAGATTCAACCTATTCGAAAAAGACTTTTGAAGTTATTGAGAAAGAATCTCGTGAAAGCTCTTTAAAATCCTTAAATGAATATTTTGATTTTATTGAAAAAGAATTGGATAGAAATGATTGGTTTTCAATTTTCTTAAATTCAATAGTTGAGCGTTTTGATCCGCATTCTTTCTATTTTTCACCTGATGATAAAGAAAAGTTTGATGTGAGCATGAGCGGTAAATTTGAAGGAATAGGTGCGCGCTTACAAAAGAAAAATGACGCAGTTGAAATTTCTGAATTAATTTCAGGAGGTCCAGCTTGGAGAGGCAAGGAGCTAGAAGCTGGAGATATTATTTTAAAAGTAGCGCAAGGCGATGAAGAACCTTTAGATATTGCGGGAATGCGTCTTGATGATGTAGTTAAAAAAATTAAAGGTCCGAAAGGAACTGAAGTTCGTTTAACGGTTAAAAAAGTTGACGGAACAATTGAAATAATTTCAATCATTCGTGACGAAGTAGAGACAGAAGAAACTTTTGCAAAATCATCAACTGTAGATAAAGACGGGAAAAAATTCGGGATTATTTATTTACCTAAATTTTACATAAGTTTTGATAATAAAGATGAACGTGATGCTTTTAAAGATGTTGCTTTAGAAATAGAGCGTTTAAAAGAAGAAGGTATTGAAGGATTAATTATAGATTTAAGAGGAAACGGTGGAGGTTCTTTAGAGACAGTTGTGAATATGACTGGTTTATTTATCGAAAAAGGACCTGTAGTTCAAATTAGAACTTCTGGAGGAAAACAAGAAGTGTTATCGGATAAAGATCCTAATGTACAATGGGATGGTCCTTTAGTGGTAATGGTTGATAATTATTCTGCATCGGCTTCAGAAATCTTCGCGGCTGCAATTCAAGATTACAAACGTGGAATTGTAATTGGTAGTAAGCATACTTATGGGAAAGGAACTGTTCAAAACATTATTGATTTGAATCAATTTGTTAGAGGAAGTTCTTATGGAGATTTAGGCGCTTTAAAGACTACAATTCAAAAGTTTTATAGAATTAATGGTGGTTCTACGCAAAGAGAAGGTGTTTTAAGTGATATTGTTTTACCAGATCGTTTTTCTTATTTAGATATGGGAGAAAGAGATGAAGATAATGCTTTACCTTGGGATAAAATTTCTCCAGCTAAGTATGAAACAGTAACAAATGGTTTTCAAGACATAATTGCTAAGAGTAAATCAAGAATTGACCAAAACGAGCAGTTTAAGTTGATTAAAGAAAATGCAAAATGGATTTTTGATAGAAAAGATGATAATGATTTTAGTTTAAACATTTCGTCATTCCAAGCTGAGTTAGATTCTGTGGATGTTCAATTAAAGAAATTTAAACCAATTTCAAGTTATAAAAATGGATTAGCTTTCAATTCTTTGCCTTATGAAAAGGCTATTTTTGAAAAAGATTCAATATTAAAAGAAAAACGAGTTCGTTGGTATGAAGAAATGGAAAGAGATGTTTATGTAGATGAAGCATTAAATATTTTAGAAGATTTAAATACTATTTTTTCAGACAAGCAAGTAGCTCAAAATAAGAATAAAAAAATTAAGCTTTCTAGAATTGATTAA
- the surE gene encoding 5'/3'-nucleotidase SurE, whose amino-acid sequence MKRPLILVTNDDSIVSPGIRTLISVMKEIGDVVVVAPDSPQSAMGHAITINNTLHLDKINLDPEIEHEYSCSGTPVDCVKMAVHEILKRKPDLCVSGINHGSNSSINVIYSGTMSAAVEAGIEGIPAIGFSHLDYSWETDFSPVKRHVKKIALEVLKNGLPEGVVLNVNFPKSEKGEIKGIKVCRQAKAMWIEEFDKRTNPQGKEYYWLTGEFVNQDKGQDTDEHALENGFVSIVPVQFDLTAHHAIQTINNWEL is encoded by the coding sequence ATGAAACGTCCTTTAATATTAGTTACTAACGACGATAGCATTGTTTCACCGGGCATTAGAACTTTAATTAGTGTAATGAAAGAAATTGGAGATGTAGTAGTTGTAGCCCCTGATAGTCCACAAAGCGCTATGGGTCATGCTATAACAATTAACAACACCCTCCATTTAGACAAAATAAATCTAGATCCCGAAATTGAACACGAATATAGTTGTTCTGGGACTCCTGTAGACTGTGTAAAAATGGCTGTACATGAAATATTAAAGCGTAAACCTGATTTATGTGTTTCAGGCATTAATCATGGTTCAAATTCTTCAATTAATGTAATTTATTCTGGAACAATGAGTGCGGCTGTTGAAGCTGGAATAGAAGGCATTCCTGCAATAGGATTTTCTCATTTAGATTATAGCTGGGAAACTGACTTTTCTCCAGTAAAAAGACATGTAAAAAAAATTGCTCTAGAAGTATTAAAAAATGGTCTACCTGAAGGCGTAGTCCTTAATGTTAACTTTCCTAAAAGTGAAAAAGGAGAGATCAAAGGCATAAAAGTTTGCAGACAAGCTAAAGCAATGTGGATTGAAGAATTTGATAAAAGAACTAATCCTCAAGGAAAAGAGTATTATTGGCTCACAGGCGAATTTGTAAATCAAGATAAAGGTCAAGATACAGATGAGCATGCTCTTGAAAATGGATTTGTTTCTATTGTACCTGTTCAGTTTGATTTAACTGCACATCACGCTATTCAAACAATTAATAATTGGGAATTATAA
- the lpxB gene encoding lipid-A-disaccharide synthase, whose product MKYYIIAGEASGDLHGSNLMKALYKEDTAAEIRFWGGDLMQNVGGTLVKHYRELAFMGFIEVLANLKTILNNIKFCKNDIEKFQPDVIIFIDYPGFNMRIATWAKQKKIPTHYYISPQIWAWKENRIKAIKRDVDFMYVILPFEKDFYENKHNYAVDFVGHPLIDAINNRSAVNETEFRKEYQLDEKPIIALLPGSRKQEINTKLKIMVSVVKDFPEYQFLIAGAPSQDFELYKPYLENKNVHFISNRTYDLLSVSHAALVTSGTATLETALFKVPEVVCYKGSWISYQIAKRIITLKFISLVNLIMDKEVVKELIQGELNTKNLKVELSKILEGINRKKMLENYTILEEKLGGIGASEKTAQLIVSRIKK is encoded by the coding sequence ATGAAATATTATATCATTGCAGGAGAAGCTTCAGGCGATTTACATGGTTCAAATTTAATGAAAGCTCTATACAAAGAAGATACAGCAGCTGAAATTAGATTTTGGGGAGGCGACTTAATGCAAAATGTTGGAGGAACTTTAGTAAAACACTATCGTGAACTAGCATTTATGGGATTTATTGAAGTGCTTGCTAACTTAAAAACCATATTGAACAATATAAAGTTTTGCAAAAATGATATTGAAAAATTCCAACCTGATGTTATAATTTTTATTGACTACCCTGGTTTCAATATGCGTATTGCAACTTGGGCAAAACAAAAAAAGATTCCAACACATTACTATATTTCACCTCAAATTTGGGCTTGGAAAGAAAATCGAATTAAAGCCATAAAACGCGATGTCGATTTTATGTATGTAATTCTTCCCTTTGAGAAAGATTTTTACGAGAATAAACATAACTATGCAGTAGATTTTGTTGGACATCCTTTAATTGACGCCATTAATAATCGTAGCGCTGTAAATGAAACCGAATTTAGAAAAGAATATCAACTTGACGAAAAACCAATAATAGCCTTATTGCCAGGAAGTCGAAAACAAGAAATAAATACCAAACTAAAAATAATGGTTTCGGTTGTAAAAGATTTTCCAGAGTATCAATTCCTTATTGCTGGGGCACCTAGTCAAGATTTTGAACTTTATAAACCATATTTAGAAAACAAAAACGTTCATTTTATTTCAAACAGAACCTATGATTTGCTAAGTGTTTCACATGCTGCTTTAGTTACATCGGGGACAGCAACTTTAGAAACCGCTTTATTTAAAGTTCCTGAAGTGGTATGCTACAAAGGAAGTTGGATTTCTTATCAAATTGCAAAGCGAATAATAACGTTAAAGTTTATTTCTTTGGTAAATTTAATTATGGATAAAGAAGTCGTAAAAGAGCTAATTCAGGGAGAATTGAATACTAAAAATTTAAAAGTCGAGTTAAGTAAAATTTTAGAAGGCATAAATCGTAAAAAAATGCTTGAAAACTATACTATTTTAGAAGAAAAACTTGGTGGAATTGGAGCAAGTGAAAAAACTGCACAATTAATTGTTTCGAGAATTAAAAAATAA
- a CDS encoding S8 family serine peptidase — MKLNNAFLVKNVYLLFFTLIYSTLSISQTPEQVKQIVSKYDLKKAEILLEKVRKRESVEKQKAISFAKTNNIPIYRENKNGGFDELMYLLPSGEPIYYALDNANAATSTRVNFLRSGGGLGLNLTGTGMVPRVWDGGPINANHQEYVGRTTFGDGNSTVNTNSFHAIHVTGTVIASGVQANARGMAYQATARTFDWNDDESEAISEAMNGMLLSNHSYGVPVANAPGNWYMGAYSSEAYNWDVIAYNFPYYLAVMSAGNDGNTNNSQPTTAGFDKLNGNKNAKNNLVVANAQDATVNATTGAITAGAGINSSSSEGPSDDRRIKPDITGNGTSLYSTGSGTGTGGNNTAYSTLTGTSMAAPNVTGTLTLVQQHYFNVNGSFMKAATLKGLACHTATDRGNPGPDAVFGWGYLDAKSCVETITNNGLSSWISEETLSQGQTFTMQVVAQGGGVPLLGSITWTDVPDASKINNGTLNESTPDLTNDLDIRITQGANTYFPWRLQNNATSNATRNSDNNVDNVERINIDTPTAGQVYTITVTHKGTLADGLQNFSLVVTGISSQFTFSTTESNKIVCSNSGNAVYNFNFQKIGGPAVSLSANNVPTGANISFSQSSINTNGAFTATFSNLTNVAAGEHQIEIIGNNGIETETRKIYLTVYHSDFTAYPQLTNLPSNGATGISTSPTISWTANDNAESYNLEIATDAAFTSIVHSSNENGTSVQVNGLTDQTVYYWRVTPTNRCGTGIPSETKAFQTGILNCSFSYTNGTNVAIDNTVDNSGFGMGAGWSVSQINVPDNFTVGNVDLDLLLQHTYIQDLTMYLEAPNGTYIILAQEPCGNNDDIDAKFIDGGNAISCSTGPGADLSGNVQPNQPMSTFQNLNSNGDWLLYVNDAYGGDNGTIDSWTLNLCSIAAITNTPSLLNNGITTLVNSTYDLTNSDIQASTVAESASQQVYTIVSTPTLGNLRLNNTILSIGDTFTQNDIDTGNLNYINTESSSNTTNFIVDIKNSVNGWLGNQVINIAIISCGDITTTWNGSSWSNGVPDRTSAVTFTGNYSSSSDLEACSVTVSNNSQITVNSGHTLLVGGNVTVDSGSLITIENNGALRQIDDLATNTGNIIVKRISSPMIRLDYTAWSSPVSGQQLQAFSPNTVATRFYEYLYTGTTTPTAYQSVTATNNFTSGKGYMIRVDNTWSSSTPAAYNGQFNGVPFNGIVNQSVGTGYNLLGNPYASPVDADTFLTDNASVSTLYFWTNTTPASGGVYPQNNFAAYTTLGGTAAFASAKIPNGTIQTGQGFYVQSGASDIIEFNNAQRINASTSTQFFKTGNSTLTSVEKHRVWLNLNDSNTSYNQILVGYMDGATIGIDNLIDGKVIDTSKPMLYNVLNDEAYVIQGRALPFNDEDVIALGLQILEAGNYNINIEQVDGLFDNQDVFLKDNQTGITHDLKQGAYYFTTNTGMFNNRFELVFKQGTLSQEEIALNNSILVYANSNGIEVQSSVQIDEIVVFDVLGRTLFENKSVNENNYTIQSIPQTKQALIVKVKDNNGNTKTQKVVF; from the coding sequence ATGAAACTTAATAATGCTTTTTTAGTAAAAAATGTTTATTTACTATTTTTTACTCTAATTTATTCAACATTATCGATTTCACAAACCCCTGAACAGGTAAAACAAATTGTATCTAAATACGATTTGAAAAAAGCTGAAATATTATTAGAAAAAGTTCGTAAAAGAGAATCTGTCGAAAAACAGAAAGCAATTTCATTTGCTAAAACCAACAACATCCCTATTTATAGAGAAAATAAAAATGGTGGATTTGATGAGTTAATGTATCTTTTACCTAGTGGAGAACCAATTTATTATGCTTTAGACAATGCCAATGCAGCAACCTCAACTAGAGTTAATTTCCTTAGATCTGGAGGAGGTTTAGGTTTAAACTTAACTGGAACTGGAATGGTGCCAAGAGTTTGGGACGGGGGACCAATTAATGCAAACCACCAGGAATATGTTGGCAGAACAACATTTGGCGATGGCAATTCAACTGTTAACACAAACAGCTTTCACGCGATACATGTTACCGGTACAGTAATTGCATCTGGCGTTCAAGCTAATGCTAGAGGTATGGCATACCAAGCAACAGCAAGAACGTTTGACTGGAATGATGATGAATCTGAAGCTATTAGTGAAGCAATGAATGGCATGTTACTTTCTAATCATTCTTATGGCGTGCCAGTTGCAAATGCTCCAGGTAATTGGTATATGGGTGCTTACTCCTCAGAGGCTTATAATTGGGACGTTATTGCCTATAACTTTCCTTACTATCTAGCTGTAATGTCAGCGGGTAACGATGGAAACACTAACAACTCTCAACCTACAACAGCTGGTTTTGATAAATTAAATGGAAATAAAAACGCAAAAAATAATTTAGTAGTTGCTAATGCTCAAGATGCTACTGTTAATGCAACTACAGGAGCAATTACTGCAGGAGCAGGTATTAACTCTTCATCTAGTGAAGGACCTTCAGACGATAGGAGAATAAAACCTGATATTACAGGTAACGGTACTTCATTGTATTCAACTGGAAGTGGAACAGGAACTGGTGGAAACAACACTGCATATTCTACACTAACAGGTACTTCAATGGCAGCTCCTAATGTAACAGGTACACTAACCTTAGTTCAACAACATTATTTCAATGTAAACGGTTCATTTATGAAAGCTGCTACATTAAAAGGACTTGCTTGTCATACTGCAACAGATAGAGGAAATCCTGGACCTGACGCCGTATTTGGATGGGGATATTTAGACGCGAAAAGTTGTGTCGAAACTATTACAAACAATGGATTATCATCTTGGATATCTGAAGAAACACTTTCACAAGGCCAAACTTTTACTATGCAAGTTGTTGCTCAAGGTGGTGGCGTTCCTTTATTAGGATCAATCACTTGGACTGATGTGCCAGATGCATCTAAAATAAATAATGGAACTTTAAACGAATCTACTCCCGATTTAACAAACGATTTAGATATTAGAATTACTCAAGGAGCTAATACTTATTTCCCATGGAGATTACAAAATAACGCGACATCAAATGCAACTAGAAATAGTGACAACAATGTAGATAATGTTGAACGTATTAATATAGACACTCCAACTGCTGGACAGGTATATACAATAACAGTAACTCACAAAGGTACTTTAGCAGATGGACTTCAAAATTTTTCACTTGTTGTTACTGGAATTTCATCTCAATTTACATTTAGTACTACTGAAAGTAATAAAATTGTTTGTTCTAACTCAGGAAATGCCGTTTATAATTTTAACTTTCAAAAAATTGGCGGTCCAGCTGTGAGCTTATCAGCAAATAATGTTCCAACAGGAGCAAATATAAGTTTTAGTCAAAGTTCAATTAATACAAATGGTGCTTTTACAGCTACATTTAGCAATTTAACAAATGTTGCTGCTGGAGAACATCAGATTGAGATAATTGGAAATAATGGTATAGAAACTGAAACCAGAAAAATTTATCTAACTGTATACCATTCAGATTTCACAGCATACCCTCAATTGACAAACTTACCTTCAAACGGCGCAACTGGAATATCAACTTCACCAACAATTTCATGGACTGCAAATGATAATGCTGAAAGTTACAATCTAGAAATAGCAACTGATGCTGCATTTACATCAATTGTACACTCTTCAAATGAAAATGGAACTTCTGTGCAAGTTAATGGATTAACTGACCAAACAGTATATTATTGGAGAGTTACACCTACCAACAGATGTGGTACTGGAATTCCTTCAGAAACTAAAGCTTTTCAAACAGGTATATTAAATTGTTCATTTAGTTATACTAATGGCACAAACGTAGCTATTGATAACACTGTTGACAATTCAGGTTTTGGAATGGGCGCTGGTTGGAGTGTTTCACAAATAAATGTACCTGATAATTTTACAGTAGGTAATGTTGATCTGGATTTATTACTTCAGCATACTTATATTCAAGATTTAACAATGTATCTTGAAGCTCCTAATGGGACATACATAATATTAGCGCAAGAGCCTTGTGGAAATAATGATGATATTGATGCAAAATTTATTGATGGCGGAAATGCTATAAGTTGTTCAACAGGACCGGGTGCCGATTTATCAGGAAATGTCCAACCAAATCAACCAATGAGTACCTTCCAAAATTTAAATTCAAATGGAGATTGGTTATTATATGTCAATGATGCTTATGGTGGCGACAATGGAACTATTGATAGCTGGACACTTAACTTATGTAGTATTGCGGCAATTACAAACACTCCAAGTCTATTAAACAACGGAATCACTACATTAGTAAACTCTACCTATGATTTAACGAATTCTGACATTCAAGCATCTACTGTTGCTGAAAGTGCTTCGCAGCAAGTTTATACAATTGTTTCTACTCCAACATTAGGAAATTTAAGATTAAACAATACTATCTTATCAATTGGTGATACTTTTACACAAAATGATATAGATACTGGAAACTTAAACTACATCAATACTGAATCTTCATCTAATACTACAAATTTTATTGTTGATATTAAAAATAGTGTGAATGGATGGTTAGGTAATCAAGTGATTAATATTGCTATAATTTCATGCGGAGATATAACAACTACTTGGAATGGTTCGTCATGGAGTAATGGAGTTCCAGATAGAACTTCAGCAGTTACTTTTACAGGTAATTATTCTTCATCTTCAGATTTAGAAGCTTGTTCGGTTACTGTAAGTAATAATTCTCAAATTACTGTTAATTCAGGTCATACGTTGCTTGTTGGCGGAAATGTTACTGTGGACTCAGGCTCTTTAATTACAATTGAAAATAATGGAGCTTTACGCCAAATAGATGATTTAGCTACAAATACTGGAAACATTATAGTAAAACGAATTTCAAGTCCTATGATTCGTTTAGATTACACCGCTTGGTCTTCTCCAGTTTCTGGACAGCAATTACAAGCTTTTTCTCCTAATACGGTTGCAACTCGTTTTTATGAGTATTTATATACGGGTACTACAACTCCAACAGCTTACCAATCGGTAACTGCTACAAATAATTTTACATCAGGTAAAGGATATATGATTCGTGTTGATAATACTTGGTCTTCATCTACTCCAGCTGCATATAACGGACAATTTAATGGAGTGCCTTTCAATGGTATTGTTAACCAAAGTGTAGGTACTGGATATAATTTATTAGGAAATCCTTATGCTTCACCTGTAGATGCAGATACTTTCTTAACAGATAATGCTAGTGTAAGCACACTTTATTTCTGGACAAATACAACACCTGCTAGTGGTGGTGTATATCCTCAAAACAATTTTGCAGCATATACAACTTTAGGAGGAACAGCAGCTTTTGCTAGTGCAAAAATTCCAAATGGAACTATCCAAACTGGACAAGGATTTTATGTTCAATCTGGAGCATCTGATATCATTGAATTCAACAATGCGCAAAGAATTAATGCTTCTACAAGCACTCAATTCTTTAAAACAGGTAATTCAACTCTTACTTCTGTTGAAAAACACAGAGTTTGGTTAAACTTAAACGATTCAAATACTTCGTACAATCAAATTTTAGTTGGTTATATGGATGGCGCAACCATCGGAATTGATAATTTAATTGATGGAAAAGTAATTGATACTTCAAAACCAATGTTGTATAATGTTCTAAATGATGAAGCTTATGTGATTCAAGGTAGAGCTTTACCATTTAACGATGAGGATGTAATTGCTCTAGGTTTACAAATTTTAGAGGCAGGAAATTACAATATTAACATTGAGCAGGTAGATGGATTATTTGACAACCAAGATGTTTTCTTAAAAGATAACCAAACTGGAATAACACATGATTTAAAACAAGGAGCATATTACTTCACAACAAATACTGGAATGTTTAACAATCGTTTCGAATTAGTATTCAAACAAGGAACATTATCACAAGAAGAAATAGCTTTAAACAACAGTATTTTGGTGTATGCTAATAGCAATGGAATTGAAGTACAATCATCTGTACAAATCGATGAAATTGTAGTGTTTGATGTTTTAGGAAGAACACTATTTGAAAACAAATCGGTGAATGAAAACAATTATACGATACAATCGATACCACAAACTAAACAAGCATTGATTGTAAAAGTAAAAGACAACAATGGTAATACTAAAACACAAAAAGTAGTATTCTAA